From Deltaproteobacteria bacterium, one genomic window encodes:
- a CDS encoding zinc ribbon domain-containing protein, whose translation MPIYEYRCRKCGKRFSVLTLRVSETPKPECTKCGGTAADRLLSRFAMPKSEDARLESLADPSKLSGVDENDPKSVARWMRKMGKEMGDDGGGDDFGEMMDEMEAGEGSNDGGDEL comes from the coding sequence ATGCCGATCTACGAATACCGCTGCCGCAAGTGTGGGAAGCGCTTCAGCGTGTTGACGTTGCGTGTCAGCGAAACGCCGAAGCCCGAGTGCACCAAGTGCGGCGGCACGGCGGCAGACCGACTGCTGTCACGCTTCGCCATGCCGAAGTCGGAAGACGCCCGGCTCGAGTCGCTCGCCGATCCGAGCAAACTCAGCGGCGTCGACGAGAACGATCCCAAGAGCGTCGCGCGCTGGATGCGCAAAATGGGCAAAGAAATGGGCGACGACGGCGGCGGTGACGACTTCGGCGAGATGATGGACGAGATGGAAGCCGGCGAAGGCAGCAATGACGGGGGAGACGAGCTGTAG
- a CDS encoding YicC family protein: MRSMTGFGQAIVEADGRRITIEVRSVNQRFLDVKLNMPREYMPWEKDLRAAVQAVVGRGKVDVSINRNSSAAGEISVEINQTLAQAYMRGLRDLQAALGLGGQIELAMVMARPDVLRVVERRGDPQSEIAVVRGGLSDALAKFNHDREREGRSLARDLAKRVKHLRQIERRMRAQAARVAPALTRRLRDRMRELLDGVPVNEERLLQEVAILAERADITEELVRLDSHLEAMEQAFASKEPAGRQLDFLLQEIHREINTIASKSADIEMTNLSIAAKGEAEKLREQAQNVE, from the coding sequence ATGCGGAGCATGACTGGATTTGGCCAGGCCATCGTTGAAGCTGATGGCCGGCGCATTACGATCGAGGTCCGTTCGGTGAATCAGCGCTTCCTCGACGTGAAGCTGAACATGCCGCGCGAGTATATGCCGTGGGAGAAGGACCTGCGCGCCGCTGTGCAAGCCGTGGTTGGACGCGGCAAGGTGGATGTCTCGATCAACCGCAACAGCAGCGCGGCCGGTGAGATCAGCGTCGAGATCAATCAAACGTTGGCGCAAGCCTACATGCGCGGCCTACGTGATCTGCAAGCCGCGCTCGGACTCGGGGGACAGATCGAGTTGGCGATGGTGATGGCTCGGCCCGACGTGCTGCGCGTCGTGGAGCGGCGCGGCGATCCGCAGAGTGAGATCGCGGTGGTGCGGGGCGGTTTGAGCGATGCGCTCGCGAAATTCAATCACGATCGTGAGCGGGAAGGGCGCAGCCTCGCGCGCGATCTAGCCAAGCGCGTGAAACATCTACGCCAGATCGAACGTCGCATGCGGGCGCAAGCCGCGCGCGTGGCTCCCGCACTCACTCGTCGATTGCGCGACCGCATGCGGGAGCTGCTCGATGGCGTGCCCGTCAACGAGGAACGGTTGCTGCAGGAAGTGGCGATCCTGGCGGAGCGCGCCGACATCACCGAAGAACTCGTGCGCTTGGACAGCCATCTCGAAGCGATGGAGCAGGCGTTTGCGTCGAAGGAGCCAGCCGGGCGCCAGCTCGACTTCCTGTTGCAAGAGATTCACCGCGAGATCAACACCATTGCGTCCAAGAGCGCGGATATCGAGATGACCAACCTCAGCATCGCCGCCAAAGGGGAAGCCGAAAAACTGCGCGAGCAAGCGCAGAACGTGGAGTGA
- a CDS encoding glycosyltransferase family 2 protein, translated as MESTDVERDPALAGGVSIVIAVLNQLDYTRECLSSIRACTDLPHEVIIVDNGSRDGSAEVCAAAGCRVIRNEQNLGCARAWNQGIRAARAPLILIMNNDIVVSAGWLGALAEFQQRTGAAVVSPAVINGSADYELATMAAQYRHRFGDRWRPGWRGECFLVPRAVYDQVGLFDERFVGGGFEDDDFDIRLRRARLRTAITGAALIHHFSQVTQRALAGTAWKRVKNPNKTLLESKWGWRLRLRRVRKELEKLWHRMRAPAFRGRDPYDVLVVWGDERVDLDAGVKRLRPAAGAIAPR; from the coding sequence ATGGAGTCCACGGATGTCGAGCGCGACCCGGCGCTCGCAGGCGGCGTCAGCATCGTGATCGCGGTCCTCAATCAGCTCGACTACACCCGTGAGTGTCTCTCCAGCATCCGGGCGTGCACCGACCTGCCGCACGAAGTCATCATTGTCGACAACGGTAGCCGCGATGGCAGCGCTGAGGTCTGCGCCGCAGCCGGCTGCCGCGTCATTCGCAACGAACAGAACCTCGGCTGTGCACGCGCGTGGAACCAGGGCATCCGCGCTGCGCGGGCGCCGCTGATCCTCATCATGAACAACGATATCGTTGTCTCTGCGGGTTGGCTGGGCGCGCTCGCGGAGTTCCAACAGCGCACCGGTGCCGCAGTGGTCAGTCCGGCTGTCATCAACGGCTCGGCCGACTACGAACTCGCCACGATGGCAGCCCAATACCGTCACCGATTCGGGGATCGTTGGCGGCCGGGTTGGCGCGGCGAATGTTTCCTCGTGCCGCGCGCGGTCTACGACCAAGTCGGGCTGTTCGACGAACGCTTCGTCGGCGGTGGTTTCGAGGACGACGACTTTGACATCCGGCTACGCCGCGCGCGTTTGCGCACGGCAATCACCGGCGCAGCGTTGATCCATCACTTCAGCCAAGTGACCCAACGCGCACTAGCCGGCACAGCATGGAAGCGCGTGAAGAACCCGAACAAGACGCTGCTCGAGTCGAAGTGGGGGTGGCGCCTGCGTCTGCGCCGCGTTCGGAAGGAACTTGAGAAGCTGTGGCACAGGATGCGTGCACCCGCCTTCCGCGGTCGCGATCCGTACGATGTGCTGGTGGTCTGGGGTGACGAGCGCGTCGACCTCGACGCCGGCGTAAAGCGGCTGCGGCCGGCAGCCGGCGCGATCGCTCCGCGCTAG
- a CDS encoding glycosyltransferase family 4 protein, with amino-acid sequence MRTESAFGISRALALSRTGVISDLTMLSILHVDPERRWGGGQVHLVELCRRIQELGAKQMVACHPGGPLERALEAEGFATVPVAVRNALDVRAVVRLRQVLRVVAPNIVHFHTAHAHAMSLWLPRAHRSFVVTRHMDYPPRNAFLFNSAVDGVIAICEAVRGSLLGVGVEPLRVRVIYLGIDATPFPASADERREQRRVWGVADDEVVAVTAAVLETRKGHRFLIDAIAELHKRSGPRARFVFCGDGSQRAALAAQVRAAGLEEHILMPGFSAQMAQVLAAADLFVLPSLAEGLPMAIMEAMASRLPVVATRVSGTPEIVAHGVTGLLVPPADPRALATALANLLGNAARRAQLGQRGRERVEQQFTSARMAREFVSYYESLRLHPSVQRAAP; translated from the coding sequence ATGCGAACTGAATCGGCGTTCGGAATCTCGCGAGCACTTGCGCTGAGCCGTACCGGTGTGATTTCTGACCTCACGATGCTGTCGATCTTGCACGTTGACCCCGAGCGCCGCTGGGGCGGAGGCCAAGTTCATCTGGTGGAACTGTGCCGTCGCATTCAAGAGCTGGGCGCCAAGCAGATGGTGGCGTGCCATCCCGGTGGGCCGCTTGAGCGCGCGTTGGAGGCGGAGGGCTTCGCGACGGTTCCGGTGGCGGTTCGCAACGCGCTCGATGTGCGCGCGGTCGTGCGTCTGCGACAGGTGCTTCGCGTCGTGGCGCCCAACATAGTCCACTTCCACACCGCGCACGCGCACGCGATGAGCTTGTGGCTGCCGCGCGCACACCGGTCGTTTGTGGTCACCCGCCATATGGACTACCCGCCCCGCAACGCGTTCTTGTTCAACTCGGCCGTCGACGGGGTGATTGCGATCTGCGAAGCCGTCCGCGGGTCGTTGCTCGGCGTGGGCGTTGAGCCACTGCGGGTGAGGGTGATCTACCTTGGCATCGATGCGACGCCGTTTCCGGCATCCGCAGACGAGCGTCGGGAACAACGGCGAGTCTGGGGGGTTGCGGACGACGAGGTGGTGGCAGTTACCGCGGCGGTGCTCGAAACACGCAAAGGCCATCGGTTTCTAATCGACGCGATAGCGGAGTTGCACAAGCGCAGCGGACCGCGAGCGCGTTTTGTCTTTTGCGGCGACGGCTCGCAGCGGGCGGCGCTCGCCGCGCAAGTCCGCGCGGCGGGGCTGGAGGAGCACATCCTCATGCCTGGCTTTAGTGCGCAAATGGCGCAGGTGTTGGCCGCAGCTGACCTGTTCGTGCTGCCGTCGCTGGCGGAAGGGTTGCCAATGGCGATCATGGAAGCGATGGCCTCGCGGTTGCCGGTCGTTGCGACCCGCGTGTCGGGCACGCCGGAGATCGTTGCCCACGGCGTCACCGGGCTGCTGGTACCGCCGGCCGATCCCCGCGCGCTGGCGACCGCGTTAGCGAACCTGCTTGGTAACGCCGCGCGCCGCGCGCAACTGGGCCAGCGCGGGCGTGAGCGCGTCGAGCAGCAGTTCACCAGCGCTCGTATGGCGCGTGAGTTCGTTAGCTACTACGAAAGTCTGCGCCTTCATCCGTCAGTACAGCGGGCGGCCCCATGA
- a CDS encoding glycosyltransferase family 9 protein: MKVSADRILFVLHGAIGDVVRALPLLNRVRAAYPQASIAWAVEPIAAPLLEGHPAIDQRIVFDRARGARAFAPFLRQVRAFGADLTLDLQRHLKSGVVSFASRAPVRLGFDRSNSNEANWLFNTHHLPPMEHFSLKWRQYLAFADVLELSATAITFGLAPTDEERAHVDELLDGASGPLAPMFVGSTWPSRFWFAAASAEVVRQVSARGLQPVLVGVASEVAFADEIAGLAGVPVINLAGRTRLRDLVALFARSSVAIGPDSGPMHIAAAMGCPVVSLWGATSPKRSAPYGSEHLIVQGEAKCVPCYRKTCPIGRVCMQSITPAAVLAQIDAGLAERTHDGSKI; this comes from the coding sequence ATGAAGGTCTCCGCCGACCGCATCTTGTTTGTGCTCCACGGCGCCATCGGTGACGTGGTGCGCGCACTGCCGTTGCTGAATCGCGTGCGCGCCGCCTATCCGCAGGCATCCATCGCCTGGGCGGTCGAGCCGATCGCCGCGCCCTTGCTCGAAGGCCACCCGGCGATCGACCAGCGCATTGTCTTCGACCGGGCACGCGGGGCGCGCGCGTTTGCACCCTTTCTGCGTCAGGTGCGCGCATTCGGTGCCGATCTGACGCTCGATCTCCAGCGCCATCTCAAGAGCGGCGTGGTCAGCTTCGCGTCGCGTGCGCCGGTGCGGCTCGGCTTTGATCGCTCCAACAGCAACGAAGCGAACTGGTTGTTCAATACGCATCACCTGCCGCCGATGGAGCACTTCAGCTTGAAGTGGCGCCAGTATCTCGCGTTCGCCGATGTGTTGGAGTTGTCCGCGACCGCGATCACGTTCGGCCTTGCTCCGACGGACGAAGAGCGCGCCCATGTCGACGAGCTACTCGACGGCGCGTCGGGGCCGCTGGCGCCGATGTTCGTCGGCTCGACGTGGCCGAGCCGCTTCTGGTTTGCGGCCGCGAGTGCCGAAGTCGTGCGTCAGGTATCAGCGCGTGGGTTGCAGCCGGTGTTGGTGGGGGTGGCGAGTGAGGTGGCGTTCGCTGACGAGATCGCAGGTCTCGCGGGCGTGCCAGTAATCAACTTGGCCGGCCGCACGCGCTTGCGCGACCTCGTTGCGCTGTTCGCACGCAGCAGCGTCGCGATCGGGCCGGACTCCGGCCCGATGCACATTGCCGCCGCGATGGGGTGCCCGGTCGTTTCGCTGTGGGGAGCCACCAGCCCGAAGCGGTCGGCGCCGTACGGATCAGAGCACCTGATTGTTCAGGGTGAGGCGAAGTGCGTGCCGTGCTACCGGAAGACGTGTCCGATTGGCCGAGTGTGCATGCAGTCGATCACACCCGCGGCGGTGTTGGCGCAAATCGACGCCGGGCTGGCAGAGCGGACTCACGACGGAAGCAAGATATAG
- the rfaE1 gene encoding D-glycero-beta-D-manno-heptose-7-phosphate kinase: MTRAAAMRLLRRFHSVRVLVIGDVILDQFIRGRVDRISPEAPVPVVRVTEEDFRLGGAANVVHNLRALEGRATTCGVVGSDAAGRRLVGLLRRIGASTAGVVASRTVETTRKTRIVAHQQQVVRLDRDPPPQRTAALGARVQHYLARHLREFDVVIVSDYGKGVVSPAVLEMLAAARATGRVRVIIDPKKQNFAHYRGASLVTPNAAEASDAAGVEIHDEATLREAGAVLLKRWQAEAVLITRGEHGMSLFKHTGGVRHIPTVARHVFDVTGAGDTVVATCALALGAGASFEDAAVLANHAAGIVVGEVGTATVSLPTLRAELRHVKV; encoded by the coding sequence ATGACGCGGGCGGCGGCCATGCGGCTACTGCGCCGCTTTCACAGCGTGCGGGTGTTGGTCATCGGAGACGTCATCCTCGACCAATTCATCCGTGGCCGTGTGGATCGCATCTCGCCCGAAGCGCCAGTACCCGTGGTGCGCGTGACGGAAGAGGACTTCCGCCTGGGTGGCGCCGCCAATGTCGTCCACAACCTGCGCGCGCTGGAGGGGCGCGCTACCACGTGTGGCGTCGTGGGTAGCGATGCGGCCGGGAGACGGTTGGTTGGACTGTTGCGTCGTATCGGAGCGAGCACGGCCGGCGTGGTTGCGAGTCGAACGGTTGAAACCACGCGCAAGACGCGCATCGTGGCGCACCAGCAACAGGTCGTGCGACTCGATCGTGATCCACCGCCGCAACGCACCGCCGCGCTCGGGGCACGCGTGCAGCACTACCTCGCGCGCCACCTGCGCGAATTCGATGTGGTGATCGTGTCGGACTATGGCAAAGGCGTCGTCTCGCCCGCGGTGCTTGAGATGCTGGCCGCCGCGCGCGCGACAGGGCGCGTGCGCGTGATCATCGATCCGAAAAAACAGAACTTCGCGCATTACCGCGGCGCGAGCCTGGTGACGCCCAATGCAGCCGAAGCGAGCGACGCCGCCGGTGTAGAGATTCACGACGAGGCGACCCTGCGTGAAGCCGGGGCGGTGCTGCTCAAGCGCTGGCAGGCGGAAGCGGTGTTGATTACACGCGGCGAGCACGGGATGTCGCTGTTCAAACACACCGGCGGAGTGCGCCACATCCCAACCGTGGCGCGCCATGTGTTCGATGTGACCGGTGCGGGCGACACGGTGGTGGCGACGTGTGCGCTCGCGCTCGGGGCCGGGGCGAGCTTCGAGGACGCGGCGGTGCTGGCGAATCACGCGGCCGGAATTGTGGTGGGTGAAGTGGGCACGGCGACCGTCTCGTTGCCGACATTGCGCGCGGAACTGCGGCACGTGAAGGTGTGA
- a CDS encoding class I SAM-dependent methyltransferase yields the protein MTHDTMRPRRHTLDVGCGRSKRAGAIGVDLFPVAGVDVVADADRPPLPFRDDTFDEVNASHIIEHVQSLPDFMGEIHRVARPGALVCIATPHFSWIASWTDPTHRWHLSTRTFMYFTEGHFSAHYTHARYRCVSLTVSMPRVWRRLGLQILLNLENRHRGFRFVRKFWEEYLAFIIRAKEMRAVLEVVKDPPGATDR from the coding sequence GTGACCCATGACACCATGCGACCCAGGCGGCATACGTTGGATGTGGGCTGTGGCCGGAGCAAGCGCGCTGGCGCAATCGGCGTCGACCTCTTCCCGGTTGCCGGCGTGGACGTCGTCGCCGACGCGGATCGGCCGCCGCTGCCATTTCGCGATGATACCTTCGACGAGGTGAACGCCTCCCACATCATCGAGCACGTCCAGTCGCTACCGGACTTCATGGGTGAGATCCATCGCGTGGCACGCCCGGGCGCTTTGGTCTGCATCGCAACGCCACACTTCTCCTGGATTGCCTCATGGACTGATCCGACCCACCGCTGGCACTTGAGCACGCGCACGTTCATGTACTTTACCGAAGGACACTTCTCCGCTCATTACACCCATGCACGCTATCGGTGCGTGTCGCTGACCGTGTCGATGCCAAGGGTGTGGCGCCGCCTCGGCTTGCAAATCCTGCTGAACCTCGAGAATCGCCACCGCGGGTTCCGCTTCGTCCGCAAGTTCTGGGAAGAGTATCTCGCTTTCATCATCCGGGCAAAAGAGATGCGCGCGGTGCTCGAAGTCGTCAAGGACCCTCCGGGCGCGACGGACCGCTGA
- a CDS encoding glycosyltransferase family 2 protein has product MRISGFSFVRNAIELYYPVVESIRSILPICDEFVIAAGDSTDGTTELLRSIDDPKVKIIETVWDRNLFKRGAINAQQTNIALDACTGDWCFYVQADEVVHERYLPALHARMETYLADDRIEGLLFDYVHFFADYEHYHTSHTWYRREVRIVRNRIGARSWKSAQGFRFADGRKLHVAHADAAIYHYGWVRPPRNMTRKRIAFVTIHEGAETAQQKFPDANASFDFGLLKGRTRFSGTHPAVMQARIEEKNWTVHASPESTQRHDRLSERALSFVEQRILGFKVGEHRNYILLPS; this is encoded by the coding sequence ATGCGGATCAGCGGCTTCTCGTTCGTACGCAACGCCATCGAGTTGTACTACCCGGTGGTGGAATCGATCCGCTCGATCCTGCCCATTTGCGACGAGTTCGTCATTGCCGCGGGCGATTCGACCGACGGCACCACCGAACTTTTGCGCTCGATCGACGATCCCAAAGTCAAAATCATCGAGACCGTATGGGACCGCAACCTCTTCAAGCGCGGCGCGATCAACGCGCAGCAAACCAACATCGCGCTCGACGCTTGCACGGGCGACTGGTGTTTCTATGTCCAGGCCGATGAGGTCGTGCACGAGCGCTACCTGCCCGCTCTGCACGCGCGCATGGAGACCTATCTCGCCGATGATCGCATCGAGGGATTGCTGTTCGACTACGTCCACTTCTTCGCCGACTACGAGCACTACCACACCTCGCACACCTGGTACCGGCGCGAGGTGCGCATCGTTCGCAACCGAATCGGGGCGCGCTCATGGAAGAGTGCGCAGGGTTTCCGCTTCGCCGATGGGCGCAAGTTGCACGTCGCGCACGCCGACGCCGCCATCTACCACTACGGTTGGGTGCGCCCGCCGCGCAACATGACGCGTAAGCGCATCGCCTTCGTCACGATTCACGAGGGCGCCGAGACCGCACAGCAGAAGTTCCCCGACGCCAATGCCAGTTTCGACTTCGGCCTACTCAAAGGGCGCACACGCTTCAGCGGTACGCATCCGGCGGTGATGCAGGCGCGGATCGAAGAGAAGAACTGGACGGTGCACGCCAGCCCCGAGTCGACGCAACGACACGACCGGCTATCGGAGCGCGCGCTCAGCTTCGTCGAGCAACGCATCCTCGGCTTCAAGGTCGGTGAACACCGGAACTATATCTTGCTTCCGTCGTGA